The window TTCCGTAATACGGTATCCGTTTTCTTCCATTTCCTCCATGATTTCCCGCACCGCGTAGCCGAGTGACTCCACAATGGCCATAAACAGGTGTTCCTGTCTGTGTTTCTCCGTCAGGCCGGCAATCACCCCGCCGGATGAGCCTTCCCAGAGAGAGGTTCGCGACCGTGAAAAATGGGGAAGAACGATAATCGGTCCGGCGTCCGGCTTCGCGGCACCCGCTTTATCATAAAACCGTGCTATATCCTGTTCTTCTCCACCGATAAGGTGGAGAAACCACTCGATGAGTTTTCCGGACGTATTGATGACCCCGGAAATATTGAAAAAGCCCTGCTTTATATGAGGAAAACAAAGCAATTTCCCCCGTTCAACCGGTCTGGCGCTGCAGTGATTGAGCCCTTCCGAGGTCCCCGTCCGATCACATGTCCTCCCTTCATGTATCGCGGCCGTACCGAGTAATGCCATCAAAAAATCAGGACCGCCGGCGAAAACCGTAATCCCGCCCGGCAGCCCCAGTTCCTCTGCGATACGTGGCAGTATTTCACCCACGTTCTCACCGGTTCGAATGAACGGCGGGAATAAACGCGGATCCAGCTCGAGTTTTTCGATCAAGGGAGTGCTCCACATATACGGGGCGTAATCCGGAGTCGGCAGAATGGCCCGTGCGTTCCCCGTCAGATACAGATTCATGTATTCGGGGCATGGAAGAAAGTAACGGACATTGTCATAAACCCGTTTTCTGTTCGTAGAAAGCCAGTATGCCTTTGCAAGATAGTATGAGGATTCGCCGGCACCCCCGGTTTTTTCCATGATCGTTTTCGACAACGCTTTCTCCGGATCATTCAGCCACGTCAATGCAAAAGAAAGCGGTTCACCGTTTTCTCCGGTCGGAACAAGGGTCGGTCCATTGCCGCAAACAACCATCGCCCGTATCCCTTCTCGTTCGCTTTTCGGGAAACGCCGTACGGCCGTTTTCAGACACGTTATCCAGTGAAGCGGATCGGTTCCCCCCGTATCCGGATCTCCTTCACGATCGTCCGGGATGCGTTCCTTTGAAAAGGCCTTCAGTTTTCCCTTCTTGTCGATAATCGCGGCTTTTAGTGTTGTCGTTCCGATATCACACGCACAAATCATCGTTTCCGCCGGCTTTATCTCCTTACTGCCATATGATTTTTCCTATTTTGCCTTTAAATGGAAAACTCCGTTCCATCGTGTCGGGGGCGGATTTCTCCGATACAGCCTTATTCGTTCGATGAATATCCCGCTTGTTTCATCATTATATCTGGTATCGAGAAAAGTGAATATTTTCAAGGCTTCATCCCAGTCTTTTTTCCTGTATTTTTCAAGTCCGGACTCGAAGTTTCTTTTCAATTCCCTGATTTTCC of the Spirochaetales bacterium genome contains:
- a CDS encoding FGGY-family carbohydrate kinase is translated as MICACDIGTTTLKAAIIDKKGKLKAFSKERIPDDREGDPDTGGTDPLHWITCLKTAVRRFPKSEREGIRAMVVCGNGPTLVPTGENGEPLSFALTWLNDPEKALSKTIMEKTGGAGESSYYLAKAYWLSTNRKRVYDNVRYFLPCPEYMNLYLTGNARAILPTPDYAPYMWSTPLIEKLELDPRLFPPFIRTGENVGEILPRIAEELGLPGGITVFAGGPDFLMALLGTAAIHEGRTCDRTGTSEGLNHCSARPVERGKLLCFPHIKQGFFNISGVINTSGKLIEWFLHLIGGEEQDIARFYDKAGAAKPDAGPIIVLPHFSRSRTSLWEGSSGGVIAGLTEKHRQEHLFMAIVESLGYAVREIMEEMEENGYRITEIRVSGEPAKYSVWNQQRADITGKTISVPEIRDAELLGGACVGFSGLGEYGNPIEAAENMVRIRERFYAMDEAKKRYDCLYGKYKALSGIAKGFSVEPG